In Hallerella porci, one genomic interval encodes:
- the miaA gene encoding tRNA (adenosine(37)-N6)-dimethylallyltransferase MiaA, translated as MPILCALVGATGVGKTNLSLALAQEFHAEIISMDSRQIYRGFCIGTAQPTEGELKKVKHHLVDFLSPTENFSVGEFIRNVKELLAKNPTTPYILVGGTGMYLQALTEGIAEIPQVSSEVRETAEKFLQENGILALYEKVKEIDSESAMKILPQDKQRLLRAYEVTLQTGRKFSEVRKERCGGIGKIPTFWLNRSREILYKRIDERVQKMVELGWKNEVENLVATVPENAPAWQSLGYREWVECLRGKISEAEVIACVQQGTRHYAKRQLTWFRHQTESSEINLDAGFENCFATICDSFNSICAGN; from the coding sequence ATGCCTATTCTCTGTGCTTTAGTCGGCGCCACTGGCGTTGGAAAAACAAATCTTTCCTTAGCTCTCGCTCAGGAATTTCACGCAGAAATTATTTCCATGGATTCGCGGCAAATTTACCGTGGATTTTGCATTGGAACAGCGCAGCCGACTGAGGGTGAATTAAAAAAAGTAAAGCATCATCTCGTCGATTTTTTATCGCCGACGGAAAATTTTTCTGTTGGTGAATTTATACGCAATGTTAAAGAATTGCTCGCAAAAAATCCGACGACTCCGTATATTTTAGTGGGCGGCACAGGTATGTATTTGCAGGCGTTAACCGAAGGCATCGCTGAAATTCCGCAGGTTTCTTCGGAGGTTCGTGAAACTGCCGAAAAATTTTTGCAAGAAAACGGAATACTTGCGCTTTATGAAAAAGTGAAAGAAATCGATTCCGAATCGGCGATGAAAATTCTTCCGCAAGATAAACAGCGATTGCTCCGCGCATACGAAGTAACTTTGCAAACGGGCAGAAAATTTTCGGAAGTGCGCAAAGAACGCTGCGGTGGCATCGGAAAAATTCCCACATTCTGGCTGAATCGTTCCCGAGAAATTTTATACAAACGCATCGATGAACGCGTTCAAAAAATGGTTGAGCTTGGCTGGAAAAATGAAGTGGAAAATTTAGTCGCAACCGTTCCCGAAAATGCGCCCGCGTGGCAAAGTTTAGGTTACCGCGAATGGGTGGAATGTCTTCGCGGAAAAATTTCGGAAGCCGAAGTCATCGCTTGTGTGCAACAAGGAACGCGGCATTATGCGAAACGTCAACTCACTTGGTTTCGTCATCAAACCGAATCATCCGAAATCAATTTAGATGCCGGATTTGAAAATTGTTTCGCCACAATTTGCGATTCTTTCAATTCAATTTGCGCAGGAAATTAA
- a CDS encoding divergent polysaccharide deacetylase family protein produces MKKKNFLIVLLCLVIVILGIISVLLNRQAFENTLIATGLKEATPILANADPYLEKLLHEIPVLQVMPKKKKAKRDIWKVGRGISFPNYLLRAQKHLVKNGGKILAMEELENSKGSVATMDFIAPFGDTFYVELQMADSFHNNTSRLAVAFYAEKNLAGFTTQLNHLNYPYSLLITPADLPTLSSGLKSLNSYESVIWLPMESKGYLPKSVAKSSILIHLSEKEIQNVVNDAIEKIPNAIGVATRFSDRAVELSTLLKAVFLPLKAQNLWFMDLTANRYSKTQEVCEEISLNCRIESPFNPARMTHEIYTENVLRLARRSGKAILILPLSNATFKAIENLEADALAQGTEFVSLSNIFQKE; encoded by the coding sequence ATGAAAAAAAAGAATTTCCTCATCGTTCTGCTTTGCCTGGTGATTGTGATTCTCGGAATTATTTCTGTCCTTTTAAATCGACAGGCATTTGAGAATACGTTAATCGCTACCGGATTAAAAGAAGCGACTCCAATTCTCGCGAACGCAGATCCGTATTTGGAAAAATTACTGCACGAAATTCCCGTATTGCAAGTCATGCCGAAAAAGAAAAAAGCGAAACGCGATATTTGGAAAGTCGGGCGCGGAATTTCTTTTCCCAATTATCTTTTGCGGGCGCAAAAACATTTAGTGAAAAACGGCGGAAAAATTCTCGCGATGGAAGAATTGGAAAATTCAAAAGGTTCTGTGGCGACGATGGATTTTATAGCACCATTCGGCGATACATTTTATGTGGAACTGCAAATGGCAGATAGTTTTCACAATAATACGTCACGCTTAGCGGTCGCATTTTACGCCGAAAAAAATCTCGCCGGTTTTACCACGCAATTAAACCATTTAAATTATCCTTATTCGCTTTTGATTACTCCCGCAGATCTTCCAACATTATCCTCGGGACTAAAAAGTTTGAACTCGTATGAAAGCGTTATCTGGCTTCCGATGGAAAGCAAAGGTTACTTGCCGAAAAGCGTTGCGAAAAGTTCAATTCTCATTCATTTGTCCGAGAAAGAAATTCAAAATGTCGTGAATGATGCGATTGAAAAAATTCCGAATGCGATTGGAGTTGCGACGCGATTCAGCGACCGCGCTGTTGAACTTTCCACTCTCCTCAAAGCGGTTTTTCTTCCGTTAAAAGCTCAAAATTTATGGTTTATGGATTTGACCGCAAATCGTTATTCGAAAACGCAAGAAGTGTGCGAAGAAATTTCTCTGAACTGCCGCATTGAATCGCCATTTAATCCCGCTCGCATGACTCACGAAATTTACACGGAAAATGTTTTGCGTTTAGCGCGACGCTCGGGAAAAGCAATTTTAATTCTTCCACTTTCGAATGCAACTTTCAAAGCGATTGAAAATTTAGAAGCCGACGCTTTGGCGCAAGGGACAGAATTTGTTAGTTTGTCAAATATCTTTCAAAAAGAATGA
- a CDS encoding pyridoxine 5'-phosphate synthase, which produces MSAKLNVNIDHIATIREARKIREPDPVTGATLAELAGCHGITAHLREDRRHIQERDVRLLRGIVTTHLNLEVAPTPEMIQLTIDVQPDMVTLVSDDREEVTTEGGLNVAAHIDELSKAVAAFKNNDIAVSVFVNPDTDQVKAAKKIGADMVEFHSGHFANAFELGSAAEVDRELAAIQDMTILARKYGLRVRAGRGLNYRNVDYIAKIEGIEELTIGHSIIGRAVFTGMEKAVKEMLDLLR; this is translated from the coding sequence ATGTCTGCAAAATTGAATGTTAATATCGATCATATCGCAACCATCCGCGAAGCCCGAAAAATTCGCGAGCCGGATCCGGTCACCGGAGCAACTCTTGCAGAACTCGCCGGCTGTCACGGCATTACGGCGCATTTGCGAGAAGATCGTCGCCACATTCAAGAACGCGATGTTAGACTTCTCCGCGGAATTGTGACGACACATTTAAATTTAGAAGTGGCTCCGACTCCCGAAATGATTCAGCTCACGATTGATGTGCAACCCGATATGGTGACTCTCGTTTCGGACGATCGCGAAGAAGTGACGACCGAAGGCGGGTTAAATGTTGCCGCTCACATCGACGAACTTTCGAAAGCGGTTGCCGCATTTAAAAATAACGATATCGCCGTCAGCGTTTTCGTCAATCCGGATACGGATCAAGTGAAAGCAGCAAAAAAAATCGGTGCCGATATGGTCGAATTTCATTCGGGACATTTTGCGAATGCGTTTGAATTAGGCTCAGCCGCAGAAGTGGATCGCGAACTCGCTGCGATTCAAGACATGACGATTCTCGCCCGCAAATATGGTCTGCGCGTGCGCGCCGGCCGCGGACTCAATTATCGCAATGTGGATTACATCGCAAAAATTGAAGGCATTGAAGAACTCACCATCGGACACAGTATCATCGGGCGAGCGGTCTTTACCGGAATGGAAAAAGCGGTAAAAGAAATGCTCGATTTACTGCGATAA
- a CDS encoding FKBP-type peptidyl-prolyl cis-trans isomerase: MKLWTSSILSAAVLGMFVACSGNPKPETAPVTAPAKDSAAVAVKKDTLITAKDRYSYALGMDMGRAIKNVEADIDKDLFLKSLSDQMDGKTLLMTDSQAEKALQELVLQMQVEKEKKAAEAAKAALDSQVVFLEKNKNAEGVITTASGLQYKYVTKSADSTAKSPKLTDKVRVHYSGALLNGTEFDSSIKRGEPLEFPVNAVIQGWQELLTLMKEGEKVTAWIPSSLGYGTEGASPVIPPNALLVFQVELLNIVSAEPAPVDTAKAAPAAVKTPEEQKADSIAAVKAAKQAQADSIAAAKKAKQDSIAAVKKAKADSVKQAKEAAAAAKKAKQDSIAAVKKAKADSVKHAKEAAAAAKKAKQDSIAAVKKAKADSIKQAKEAAAAAKKAKQDSIAAVKKAKADSIKQAKEAAAAAKKAKQDSIAAAKKAAEAQKAEAAKAQKAEAAPAAKEVKAEEAKPEAPKAAEPAPAPAKTEAAPAQAAPAATAAPAPAAAPAPAEKK; the protein is encoded by the coding sequence ATGAAATTATGGACATCTAGTATTTTGTCGGCCGCCGTTTTGGGAATGTTTGTCGCTTGTTCCGGAAATCCGAAGCCAGAAACAGCCCCTGTCACTGCACCGGCGAAAGATTCGGCTGCGGTCGCGGTCAAAAAAGACACTTTGATTACGGCGAAAGATCGCTACAGTTATGCGCTCGGCATGGATATGGGGCGTGCGATTAAGAATGTGGAAGCGGACATCGATAAGGATCTTTTCCTGAAATCGTTAAGCGATCAGATGGACGGCAAGACTTTGCTTATGACCGATTCGCAGGCAGAAAAAGCGCTTCAAGAACTCGTTTTGCAAATGCAAGTCGAAAAAGAAAAGAAAGCTGCAGAAGCAGCAAAGGCTGCGTTGGATTCGCAAGTCGTCTTCTTGGAAAAGAATAAAAATGCAGAAGGCGTGATTACGACCGCGAGCGGTTTGCAATATAAGTATGTAACCAAGTCTGCGGATTCGACAGCAAAGAGTCCGAAGCTCACCGATAAAGTGCGCGTGCATTATTCGGGCGCTCTTCTCAACGGAACCGAATTTGATAGTTCGATTAAGCGCGGCGAACCGTTAGAATTTCCGGTGAACGCAGTGATTCAAGGTTGGCAAGAATTGCTCACTTTGATGAAAGAAGGCGAAAAGGTAACCGCTTGGATTCCGAGTTCTCTCGGCTACGGAACGGAAGGCGCTTCTCCGGTGATTCCGCCTAATGCGCTTCTCGTTTTCCAAGTTGAACTTTTGAATATTGTCTCGGCAGAACCGGCTCCGGTTGATACCGCAAAAGCGGCACCGGCTGCAGTCAAAACTCCGGAAGAACAAAAAGCGGATAGCATTGCTGCAGTAAAGGCTGCAAAGCAAGCGCAAGCCGATAGCATTGCCGCTGCGAAGAAAGCGAAGCAAGATAGCATCGCTGCAGTAAAGAAAGCAAAAGCAGACAGTGTGAAGCAAGCGAAGGAAGCTGCTGCCGCTGCGAAGAAAGCGAAGCAAGATAGCATCGCCGCAGTAAAGAAAGCAAAAGCAGATAGCGTTAAGCACGCAAAGGAAGCCGCAGCTGCTGCGAAAAAGGCGAAGCAAGATAGCATCGCCGCAGTAAAGAAAGCAAAAGCAGATAGCATTAAGCAAGCAAAGGAAGCTGCAGCTGCAGCGAAGAAGGCGAAGCAAGATAGCATCGCCGCAGTAAAGAAAGCAAAAGCAGATAGCATTAAGCAAGCAAAGGAAGCTGCCGCCGCTGCGAAGAAAGCAAAACAAGATAGCATCGCAGCCGCCAAGAAAGCTGCAGAAGCTCAAAAAGCAGAAGCCGCAAAAGCTCAGAAGGCAGAAGCAGCTCCCGCAGCAAAAGAAGTAAAGGCTGAAGAAGCAAAACCGGAAGCTCCGAAGGCTGCTGAACCGGCACCGGCTCCGGCGAAGACGGAAGCGGCTCCTGCACAAGCTGCACCTGCAGCCACTGCTGCTCCGGCACCTGCCGCAGCTCCTGCTCCCGCAGAAAAGAAATAA
- a CDS encoding pectate lyase family protein produces MNLSLFKIFFGAALCVAPFALAANYAPALPLSGWATQNGGTTGGAKYGSVTVDNVSDLKKYAEAGNKTIYIKPGTYAGTILVGSNVTLYGYPGVVITQPAKGSGIKISGVQNVIVRNISMQGVGAIDEDDEDCLQINHEAKNIWIDHVHVYDGHDGNMDIVNQSNYVTVSWSKFTYTSKSKNHQFSNLFGNSDTKTGDANALKITVHHSWWGEGVKERMPRVRFGQVHVVNNLFNSSTGSYCVRAAMKANIRVEKNVFIGVQDPLNYNNRTKEDANVNMIGNYYEKIKLTKNGDTLGQGTAFTPPYSMSITDVSTQAKAYALRDSIMAYAGPTLPAPGSSEVTPISSSSITKSSSSAKSSSSVAAAATLTKHGIGSTNQSVKQGESIQEFYFTIENATSATVSGLPEGLSGKLNGSDFTISGTVSSNAEAKAYKFTVTTTGATQNASKSGTITVLQKEIVSSSSKAEISSSSEKVESSSSEKVSSSSEEISSSSEEISSSSSKTTALLKSKDSRQLKLNSLNLKSGISLELNLSQAGIVKISIMNAVGSVIYSENLSAHTGVNAFNLMPKNLTAGTYYMNIRGLGMNESKRVYLR; encoded by the coding sequence ATGAATCTTTCGCTTTTTAAAATTTTCTTTGGCGCAGCACTTTGTGTCGCTCCCTTTGCACTCGCGGCAAATTATGCGCCTGCACTTCCGCTTTCGGGTTGGGCAACGCAAAACGGCGGCACCACGGGCGGCGCAAAATACGGTTCCGTTACGGTAGATAATGTTTCGGATTTGAAAAAGTACGCCGAAGCGGGGAACAAAACGATTTACATTAAGCCCGGCACTTACGCAGGTACGATTTTAGTCGGTTCGAACGTTACACTTTACGGTTATCCAGGCGTTGTGATTACGCAGCCCGCCAAAGGAAGCGGCATTAAAATTTCGGGAGTTCAAAACGTCATCGTGCGAAATATTTCGATGCAAGGCGTCGGCGCAATTGACGAAGACGACGAAGATTGCTTACAAATTAACCACGAAGCAAAAAATATTTGGATTGACCACGTTCACGTTTACGATGGCCACGACGGTAACATGGATATTGTGAATCAATCGAATTATGTGACGGTTTCATGGAGCAAATTCACTTATACATCAAAATCAAAAAATCATCAATTTTCCAATTTATTCGGAAATAGCGACACGAAAACTGGAGACGCAAATGCATTAAAAATTACAGTGCATCATTCTTGGTGGGGCGAAGGCGTTAAAGAACGCATGCCGCGCGTGCGCTTTGGACAAGTTCATGTTGTGAATAATTTATTCAATAGTTCTACCGGCAGTTATTGCGTTCGCGCTGCGATGAAAGCAAATATCCGCGTCGAAAAAAATGTGTTCATCGGCGTTCAAGATCCGCTGAATTATAACAACCGAACAAAAGAAGATGCAAATGTCAACATGATTGGAAATTACTACGAAAAAATCAAACTCACGAAAAATGGCGACACTCTTGGACAAGGAACCGCCTTTACGCCACCTTATTCGATGAGCATTACCGATGTTTCAACGCAAGCAAAAGCTTACGCTTTGAGAGATTCGATTATGGCTTACGCAGGGCCAACTCTTCCGGCTCCGGGTTCAAGCGAAGTCACACCGATTTCTTCTTCCTCGATAACGAAGTCTTCTTCGTCAGCGAAATCTTCAAGTTCTGTCGCTGCGGCAGCAACTCTTACCAAGCATGGAATTGGTTCGACAAATCAAAGCGTAAAACAAGGGGAATCCATTCAAGAATTTTATTTCACGATTGAAAACGCAACAAGCGCAACGGTCTCAGGACTTCCCGAAGGCTTAAGCGGAAAATTAAACGGCTCTGATTTTACGATTTCGGGAACGGTTTCGTCAAACGCCGAAGCGAAAGCGTATAAATTTACGGTGACGACAACGGGCGCAACTCAAAACGCATCCAAGTCGGGAACGATTACCGTTTTGCAAAAAGAAATCGTCAGTTCCTCTTCGAAGGCAGAAATTTCAAGTTCTTCGGAAAAAGTGGAATCGAGTTCATCCGAAAAAGTTTCGTCTAGCTCCGAAGAAATTTCTTCTTCCTCGGAAGAAATTTCAAGTAGTTCTTCGAAGACGACCGCGCTTTTAAAATCAAAAGATTCGCGACAACTGAAATTGAATTCGTTGAATTTAAAATCGGGAATTTCTTTAGAGCTCAATTTATCCCAAGCAGGAATTGTCAAAATTTCCATTATGAACGCCGTAGGCTCGGTGATTTATTCGGAAAATTTATCTGCGCACACTGGCGTGAATGCGTTTAATTTAATGCCGAAAAATTTAACAGCCGGCACTTATTACATGAATATTCGCGGCCTTGGAATGAACGAATCAAAGCGCGTTTATTTGCGATAA
- the folD gene encoding bifunctional methylenetetrahydrofolate dehydrogenase/methenyltetrahydrofolate cyclohydrolase FolD, translated as MSALILDGKKLAKEAEIQLKARVDALKERTGKTPILATILVGDDPASATYVKMKGNACARVGMESLPVHMPKQTTTEELLAKIQELNENPNVHGILLQHPVPRHIDERAAFEAIERRKDVDGVTCLGFGLMSMGEKAYGSATPAGIMRILKAYEIPLAGKHAVVVGRSAILGKPMAMMLLNANCTVTICHSKTENLEKYVGEADILVGAVGKPEFIKTAWIKKGAVVIDAGYHPGGVGDIEKAGLDEVASAYTPVPGGVGPMTINTLIYNSVESGEEFLK; from the coding sequence ATGTCTGCTCTTATTCTCGATGGCAAAAAACTCGCCAAGGAAGCCGAAATTCAACTGAAAGCCCGCGTGGACGCTCTGAAAGAACGCACCGGAAAAACCCCGATTCTCGCGACGATTTTGGTCGGCGACGACCCTGCGAGTGCAACATACGTCAAGATGAAAGGCAACGCTTGCGCCCGCGTCGGGATGGAAAGTTTGCCAGTTCACATGCCGAAGCAGACAACGACCGAAGAACTTCTCGCAAAAATTCAAGAATTAAACGAAAACCCGAATGTGCACGGCATTTTGTTGCAACATCCGGTTCCGCGTCATATCGATGAACGCGCCGCTTTCGAAGCGATTGAACGCCGCAAAGATGTGGACGGAGTCACTTGCCTCGGTTTCGGTTTGATGTCGATGGGCGAAAAAGCTTACGGCAGCGCAACTCCCGCAGGAATTATGCGCATTTTGAAAGCTTATGAAATTCCGCTCGCAGGCAAGCACGCCGTTGTCGTCGGCCGCAGCGCAATTCTCGGAAAGCCGATGGCGATGATGCTTTTGAATGCAAATTGCACGGTGACGATTTGCCACAGCAAAACGGAAAATTTGGAAAAGTATGTTGGCGAAGCAGATATTTTAGTCGGCGCAGTCGGTAAACCCGAATTTATTAAGACCGCGTGGATTAAAAAAGGCGCAGTCGTCATCGATGCCGGTTATCATCCGGGTGGAGTCGGCGATATTGAAAAAGCGGGCTTGGACGAAGTCGCTAGCGCTTATACGCCGGTTCCCGGCGGCGTTGGCCCGATGACTATCAATACGCTGATTTATAATAGCGTAGAAAGTGGCGAAGAATTTTTGAAGTAA
- a CDS encoding cellulase family glycosylhydrolase: MRLRKLAFIPAAAAFALFGACSDDSSSSPDDELSSSSEIIDPISSTSDSTLSSSSVDVPEVSSSSAAAPANGLLLDDLEDGDGETALGTGWYTYDDHGNDAASTITTAVDENGNPIPTATDNGSKFAFKVEFELVKADYKYDPYVGWGFKITADVDMSKYAGIRYSYKGAAHELHMETTDVTDYDVHLFKSPKSAVWKTVTIAFDDLVQGGFGKAVPFVAANLDAVSFQAKGDGKKDSVMIDDIYFVTAAELPAKKPDMTIHEPMKYDNVIGDVKINTPLQEKVMKTLNRGINFTNWLEEADGKFTGEFEFGESDVKLVSESGFKSLRLPIDLDLYVANRDEFLGDTTGKVELVMDDSLFIVLDAFVEWTKKYNMSFVIDYHEYDNSYNKESANDPQYLKMMAGVWKAVAKHYADSDRDDIYFELLNEPDMTYGKVPAATWTIAAQGMIDAIRSVDTKHTIIFGDAQWYAISLLVKRTPFTDDNIVYAIHSYDPFIFTHQGASWTDHATIHGVEFPYDPANWSEYSADFGVNASTPSGSKNLLKNYYKTGSKDYIMSVVLKAKQWAVENQVPLVWNEFGAYGVKSSHQSTLNYLTAVREICDTLEIAWQHWGYAGGFGLFKDGVLLDGVADALQLNK; encoded by the coding sequence ATGCGTCTTCGCAAATTAGCATTCATCCCCGCAGCGGCAGCATTCGCCCTTTTTGGAGCTTGCTCTGACGACAGCTCGAGTTCACCCGATGACGAACTCAGTTCTTCGTCCGAAATTATCGATCCGATTTCGTCGACTTCTGATTCGACTCTCAGTTCTTCGAGCGTGGATGTGCCCGAAGTAAGCAGCTCGAGCGCGGCGGCTCCGGCAAACGGTCTCCTTTTGGATGATTTAGAAGACGGCGATGGCGAAACGGCTCTCGGAACCGGTTGGTACACTTACGATGATCACGGAAACGATGCGGCTTCGACGATTACAACTGCGGTCGATGAAAACGGAAATCCGATTCCTACGGCGACCGATAATGGTTCGAAGTTTGCGTTTAAAGTGGAATTTGAATTGGTGAAAGCCGATTACAAATACGATCCGTATGTCGGTTGGGGTTTTAAAATTACCGCTGACGTGGATATGAGCAAATACGCAGGCATTCGTTATTCTTATAAAGGCGCGGCGCACGAACTGCACATGGAAACGACGGATGTTACCGATTACGATGTGCATTTGTTCAAATCGCCGAAATCTGCGGTTTGGAAAACCGTGACGATTGCGTTTGACGATTTAGTGCAAGGTGGATTTGGCAAAGCAGTGCCGTTTGTTGCCGCAAATCTCGATGCGGTTAGCTTCCAAGCGAAAGGCGATGGCAAAAAAGATTCTGTGATGATTGACGACATTTACTTTGTTACCGCCGCGGAATTGCCCGCCAAAAAACCCGATATGACAATCCATGAACCGATGAAATACGACAATGTTATCGGCGATGTGAAAATCAATACACCGCTTCAAGAAAAAGTGATGAAGACTTTAAATCGCGGCATTAACTTTACCAACTGGCTCGAAGAAGCGGATGGAAAATTCACCGGCGAATTTGAATTTGGCGAAAGTGATGTGAAGCTCGTTTCGGAAAGCGGTTTCAAGTCTCTCCGTCTTCCGATTGACCTCGATCTTTATGTGGCGAACCGCGATGAATTCCTCGGCGATACAACCGGAAAAGTTGAGCTCGTGATGGACGATTCACTTTTTATCGTGCTCGATGCATTTGTCGAATGGACGAAAAAGTATAATATGTCTTTCGTCATCGATTATCACGAATACGATAACAGCTACAATAAAGAATCGGCAAATGATCCGCAATATCTCAAGATGATGGCGGGTGTTTGGAAAGCGGTGGCAAAGCATTACGCCGATAGCGACCGCGACGATATTTACTTCGAATTGTTAAACGAACCGGATATGACTTATGGTAAAGTTCCGGCTGCGACTTGGACGATTGCGGCACAAGGCATGATCGATGCGATTCGCAGCGTGGATACAAAGCACACGATTATCTTTGGCGATGCGCAATGGTATGCGATTAGTCTTCTCGTCAAACGTACGCCGTTTACCGATGACAATATCGTCTATGCAATTCACTCTTACGATCCGTTCATCTTTACGCATCAAGGTGCAAGCTGGACTGATCACGCGACGATTCACGGTGTAGAATTCCCGTATGATCCGGCAAATTGGTCGGAATACTCGGCAGACTTCGGCGTAAACGCATCAACTCCGAGCGGAAGCAAAAACTTGCTCAAGAATTACTACAAGACCGGAAGCAAAGATTACATTATGAGTGTCGTGCTCAAAGCTAAACAATGGGCCGTAGAAAATCAAGTTCCGCTCGTTTGGAATGAATTCGGCGCTTACGGAGTGAAGTCTTCGCATCAGAGCACTCTCAATTATCTCACCGCTGTCCGCGAAATCTGCGATACCCTCGAAATCGCTTGGCAGCATTGGGGTTATGCTGGCGGATTCGGCCTCTTCAAAGATGGCGTTCTTCTCGATGGCGTTGCGGACGCGCTCCAACTCAACAAATAA
- a CDS encoding tRNA threonylcarbamoyladenosine dehydratase — protein MLTENEIFQRTRLLVGDESMRSIAEKRVILFGVGGVGSWCAESLVRSGIKKLTLVDSDKVCVSNLNRQLMATVSSIGEPKVKVLRERLLQINPHAEIEIREEIFTVETAESFCIQNYDCIIDAIDSLQDKALLILMASKTKAAFFSSMGAALKMDPTKIHVAEFWKVQGCPLARALRTKFRKNHTLPARKFLCVYSEELLQNQGEENAIIPDGSMTFHKVKTNGTMAHITAIFGFTLAGLVLQNFTTKNKK, from the coding sequence GTGCTTACAGAAAATGAAATTTTTCAGCGGACGCGGTTACTTGTCGGCGATGAATCGATGCGGTCAATTGCCGAAAAACGCGTCATCCTTTTTGGCGTCGGCGGAGTCGGTTCTTGGTGTGCCGAAAGTTTAGTGCGCTCGGGAATTAAAAAACTCACACTCGTCGATAGCGATAAAGTGTGCGTTTCCAATCTCAATCGGCAGTTGATGGCGACGGTTTCATCGATTGGGGAACCCAAAGTAAAAGTTTTGCGGGAACGTTTATTACAAATTAACCCGCACGCAGAAATTGAAATTCGCGAAGAAATTTTCACCGTCGAAACAGCGGAATCTTTTTGCATTCAAAATTACGATTGCATTATCGATGCGATTGATTCTTTGCAAGATAAAGCGCTTCTCATTTTAATGGCTTCTAAAACGAAGGCAGCGTTTTTTTCGTCGATGGGCGCAGCGTTAAAAATGGATCCGACAAAAATTCATGTCGCAGAATTTTGGAAAGTGCAAGGCTGTCCGCTCGCTCGCGCACTTCGCACAAAATTTCGCAAAAATCACACATTGCCCGCCCGCAAATTTCTTTGCGTTTACAGCGAAGAATTATTGCAAAATCAAGGCGAAGAAAATGCGATAATTCCCGACGGCAGCATGACTTTTCACAAAGTTAAAACCAACGGAACGATGGCGCACATTACTGCAATTTTCGGATTTACTTTGGCAGGGCTTGTGCTGCAAAATTTTACGACGAAAAATAAAAAGTAA
- a CDS encoding nuclease-related domain-containing protein has translation MLFLLIAVLLVVLGFLAWGFDDVLLRDAQGRLLSYKRKLKTADEGALIGLAYGTYSFEIWHRSLFHWKPKLVKKVELEHNKITENAWKVEKLLQENAKNPNAKKFIWATNCEIFEACRGSYFKIVNKLYLLRNSLNDTTVVGTLLLHPTGIYLFENVEKSGWIFGDAEEKFWSATKMNEDRMQGVNFENPILRINRNVEALRRLFENFEGISLHIFSYAVFDDSAVLKQIPENAVSQKIILRSQLRESLQRMFRLASPVYSEYEIDELEKELANYSEHRF, from the coding sequence ATGTTGTTTCTTTTGATTGCAGTTCTTTTGGTTGTGCTCGGGTTTTTGGCCTGGGGCTTTGACGATGTTCTCCTTCGCGATGCGCAGGGACGTCTTTTGAGCTACAAAAGAAAATTAAAAACCGCCGACGAAGGCGCTTTAATCGGACTCGCTTACGGAACTTATTCTTTTGAAATTTGGCATCGCAGTTTATTTCATTGGAAACCGAAACTCGTCAAAAAAGTGGAATTAGAACACAATAAAATCACCGAGAATGCGTGGAAAGTGGAAAAACTTTTGCAGGAAAATGCGAAAAATCCGAATGCCAAAAAATTCATTTGGGCGACGAATTGCGAAATTTTTGAAGCGTGCCGCGGCTCGTATTTTAAAATTGTGAATAAACTTTATCTGTTGCGGAATAGCTTAAACGATACGACTGTCGTCGGGACTTTGCTTCTACATCCGACGGGAATTTATCTGTTTGAAAATGTGGAAAAATCGGGATGGATTTTTGGCGACGCTGAAGAAAAATTTTGGTCGGCGACGAAGATGAACGAAGATCGGATGCAAGGCGTCAATTTTGAAAATCCGATTTTGCGCATTAACCGCAATGTCGAAGCGTTGCGCCGTTTATTTGAAAATTTCGAAGGCATTTCTCTGCATATTTTTTCTTATGCGGTTTTTGATGATTCAGCGGTTTTAAAACAAATTCCAGAAAATGCCGTTTCGCAAAAAATTATTTTGCGTTCTCAATTACGAGAAAGTTTGCAGCGAATGTTCCGCCTCGCTTCTCCCGTTTACTCGGAATATGAAATTGACGAACTCGAAAAAGAGCTCGCCAATTATTCGGAACATCGATTTTAG